GGCGCTCCGCGAGCGCTAGCGGGGGCTCGGCGGCGCCCAGCCTGACCTCGCAGGGGTCCGGGCCCAAGTGGTTGGTCACGCCCTGCTTCAGCTTCTTCCAGCCCAGGTGGTAGATCTCTATCACGTTGAGTACGAGGGACGCGCAGGCCACGGCCAGcatgaagatgatgaagatggtCTTCTCCGTGGGCCGGGAGATGAAGCAGTCCACGGTGTTGGGGCAGGGCCAGCGGTCGCAGCGGTAGAGCGGCTGCAGCTTGAAGCCGTACAGGAAGTACTGGCCGGCGATGAAGCCCACCTCGAACAGCGTCTTGAAGATGATGTTGAAGACGTAGGTCCGCAGCAGCGCGCCCGCGATGCGCACCTTGCCGCGGTCGTCCCGCACCGGGGCAGCGGGCTTGTCCTGCGTGCCCGGCGAGCCCAGGGGCTCCTGGTGGCCGGCGGGCACGCAGAGCTCAGCGGCGTCGTGGTGCGGGTTGTCCcttctcagctgctcctcctccctctctttcttcttctcttccatGCGCACGATGTGCAGCACGTGGCCCAGGTAGATGAGGGTGGGCGTGGACACGAAGATAATCTGCAGCGCCCAGAAGCGGATGTGCGAGATAGGGAAGGCACGGTCGTAGCACACGTTCTCGCAACCGGGCTGCTGGGTGTTGCAGGTGAAGTCAGACTGCTCATCGCCCCACACC
The DNA window shown above is from Oryctolagus cuniculus chromosome 9, mOryCun1.1, whole genome shotgun sequence and carries:
- the GJA3 gene encoding gap junction alpha-3 protein, which codes for MGDWSFLGRLLENAQEHSTVIGKVWLTVLFIFRILVLGAAAEEVWGDEQSDFTCNTQQPGCENVCYDRAFPISHIRFWALQIIFVSTPTLIYLGHVLHIVRMEEKKKEREEEQLRRDNPHHDAAELCVPAGHQEPLGSPGTQDKPAAPVRDDRGKVRIAGALLRTYVFNIIFKTLFEVGFIAGQYFLYGFKLQPLYRCDRWPCPNTVDCFISRPTEKTIFIIFMLAVACASLVLNVIEIYHLGWKKLKQGVTNHLGPDPCEVRLGAAEPPLALAERPGPPSVAIGFPPSYAHAAALPQGPARASPPAAGLSAAAAAEERGKGQALPTTEQNWAPIPVAEGQPSSRKASPAASSAAAPSPAGSSASSQPPRPEAGPGGSAPLLLGDASGSGSEEVPLGATPEEEEPAVTTAAEMHAPPLLEADAGRCSKASGGRARPSDLAI